Proteins encoded by one window of Flagellimonas lutaonensis:
- a CDS encoding alpha/beta hydrolase yields the protein MPNWAYIVLLVLAIYILLSLLLYILQDYFLFKPEKLPKEFQFYYENQETEEYNIETRDGAVINGLRFKAQNPKGVVFYLKGNSKSIKGWGKFAVDFTRHGYDVIMVDYRGFGKSTGRRTQKAIKRDMQVVYNKIKEKVPERYIILYGRSLGSGFAAKLASMNNPRMLILDAPYYSLSKVAKKFIPFMPLSLLIKFPMPTYKWLKYVNCPIHIIHGTDDRLIPYKTSVKLSKIKPRQTTLHTVIGGGHKDLNTFESYHKMLGEIITSHPKKVDLKGSSIDVGTSSKQMDVKA from the coding sequence ATGCCAAACTGGGCCTATATTGTATTGTTGGTATTGGCGATATACATTTTGCTCAGTCTGTTGCTGTACATACTGCAAGATTATTTTTTGTTCAAGCCCGAAAAATTGCCTAAAGAATTCCAGTTTTATTATGAAAACCAAGAAACCGAAGAATATAATATCGAGACCCGAGATGGGGCGGTTATCAATGGGCTTCGGTTCAAGGCCCAAAACCCCAAGGGGGTCGTTTTTTATTTAAAGGGCAATTCAAAGAGTATCAAGGGTTGGGGCAAGTTTGCTGTTGATTTTACGCGCCACGGTTACGATGTGATCATGGTCGATTACAGGGGTTTCGGCAAAAGCACGGGCCGCCGCACCCAAAAGGCCATTAAACGTGATATGCAGGTGGTCTACAACAAAATCAAGGAAAAGGTGCCTGAAAGGTATATCATTTTGTACGGTCGTTCGCTGGGATCGGGCTTTGCGGCAAAGTTAGCTTCAATGAACAATCCGCGCATGCTCATACTCGACGCGCCCTACTACAGCCTCAGCAAGGTTGCCAAAAAGTTCATTCCCTTTATGCCGTTATCACTGCTGATCAAGTTTCCCATGCCTACCTACAAATGGTTAAAATATGTTAACTGCCCCATACACATCATACACGGCACTGATGATAGGCTTATTCCTTATAAGACCAGTGTAAAGCTTTCAAAGATCAAGCCCCGGCAGACAACGTTGCATACCGTCATAGGTGGTGGCCATAAAGATTTGAACACCTTTGAATCGTACCATAAAATGCTGGGCGAAATCATAACTTCGCACCCCAAAAAGGTAGACCTAAAAGGGTCGAGCATTGATGTAGGGACCTCATCAAAACAAATGGATGTCAAGGCTTAG
- the cysM gene encoding cysteine synthase CysM, with translation MPKSVLDLIGNTPLVASKVLNTNKNVTLYFKLEGQNPGGSVKDRPAYNMIKQGLERGDFDKKTKLIEATSGNTGIALAMVARLYGLNIELVMPENSTKERVQTMQAYGATVTLTPADVGIEGARDHAEEKVKSQGYQMLDQFGNADNWQAHYHTTGPEIWKDTQGTVTHFVSSMGTTGTITGTSTFLKEKNPKVQIVGVQPNEGSRIPGIRKWSPEYIPSIFDATKVDQIQYVSEEEAIETTRRLAREEGIFAGMSSGGAATIALRLAAQINSGVIVSIVCDRGDRYLSSALFGQ, from the coding sequence ATGCCTAAATCAGTACTTGACCTTATCGGCAACACACCCTTGGTTGCGTCGAAGGTGCTGAACACCAACAAAAATGTTACGCTATATTTCAAGTTGGAAGGACAAAATCCCGGTGGTAGCGTCAAAGACCGGCCTGCCTACAATATGATCAAGCAGGGGCTCGAACGTGGCGATTTTGACAAAAAAACCAAACTGATCGAGGCCACCAGCGGCAATACCGGTATTGCACTCGCTATGGTTGCGCGCCTCTACGGATTGAACATTGAATTGGTGATGCCCGAAAATTCGACAAAAGAACGGGTACAGACCATGCAGGCCTATGGCGCCACGGTTACCTTGACCCCTGCGGACGTGGGCATCGAGGGGGCACGTGACCATGCAGAGGAAAAAGTAAAATCCCAAGGGTACCAAATGCTCGACCAATTTGGCAATGCTGATAACTGGCAGGCTCACTACCATACCACAGGACCTGAGATTTGGAAGGATACCCAAGGTACGGTCACCCACTTCGTGTCAAGCATGGGCACAACGGGCACCATTACCGGTACATCCACATTTTTAAAGGAAAAGAACCCCAAAGTGCAAATCGTGGGGGTGCAGCCCAACGAAGGTTCGAGAATTCCGGGCATTAGAAAATGGTCGCCCGAATACATACCCAGTATTTTCGATGCGACCAAGGTTGACCAAATACAATATGTCAGTGAAGAAGAGGCCATTGAAACGACCCGAAGACTGGCACGGGAAGAAGGTATTTTTGCAGGTATGAGCAGCGGTGGTGCCGCAACCATTGCGCTTCGGTTGGCAGCACAGATCAATAGTGGCGTAATCGTGTCGATTGTCTGCGACCGTGGCGATCGCTACCTATCATCAGCGCTTTTCGGCCAATAA
- a CDS encoding alpha/beta hydrolase, protein MSRLRKFVGWLLAFFVLSLAMLTLFQERLIFLPTKLPKDFQYVFDEDFEEIFLTADDGARLNALHFNADVSKGLILYFHGNAGDLSRWGEIASYFVDKGYDVLVMDYRTYGKSTGKLSEEALYQDAELFYEYALGHYQESDIVLYGRSLGTGLATYLASRNRPKKLILETPFYSLVEVAKEKFPYLPVGSLLRYEFPSYQYVQSLKSPVYIFHGTDDGVVPFASGKKLFNAVPSEEKTFFKIEGGDHNNLIAFSDYHRGIDAVLLAEKR, encoded by the coding sequence ATGTCAAGGCTTAGGAAGTTTGTAGGGTGGCTTTTGGCCTTTTTTGTACTTTCGTTGGCCATGTTGACGTTGTTCCAAGAAAGACTCATTTTTTTACCGACGAAGCTTCCGAAAGATTTTCAATATGTATTCGATGAAGATTTTGAGGAAATTTTTCTTACTGCCGATGACGGTGCCCGATTGAACGCATTGCATTTCAATGCCGATGTATCCAAAGGGTTGATTCTTTATTTTCACGGCAATGCGGGAGATTTGTCGCGTTGGGGTGAAATCGCCTCTTATTTTGTTGATAAGGGGTACGATGTGCTGGTAATGGACTATCGCACCTATGGAAAAAGCACCGGAAAGCTTAGCGAGGAAGCCCTTTACCAAGATGCGGAACTTTTTTATGAATATGCCCTGGGGCATTACCAAGAAAGCGATATTGTTCTGTACGGACGGTCATTGGGTACCGGATTGGCCACCTATCTCGCTTCTCGAAACCGTCCGAAAAAGCTGATTTTGGAAACTCCTTTTTATAGTCTGGTGGAAGTGGCCAAAGAAAAATTTCCCTACTTACCGGTCGGTTCCTTGTTGCGATACGAGTTTCCGTCGTATCAATATGTGCAAAGTTTGAAAAGCCCCGTCTATATTTTTCATGGCACCGATGATGGGGTGGTGCCCTTCGCATCGGGCAAAAAGCTGTTCAACGCCGTTCCATCCGAAGAAAAGACTTTTTTTAAGATTGAGGGGGGCGACCACAACAACCTGATTGCATTTTCTGATTATCACAGGGGCATCGATGCTGTTTTATTGGCCGAAAAGCGCTGA